The window AGCAAGCCTTACGTCCGTCTCGACAAGTCCCAGGCCGCCGTACTGCTGGTCGATCACCAGGCCGGTCTGCTCTCGCTGGTACGCGACATCGAACCGGACAAGTTCAAGAACAACGTCCTGGCCCTGGCCGACCTGGCCAAGTATTTCAAGCTGCCGACCATCCTCACCACCAGCTTCGAAACCGGCCCCAACGGCCCGCTGGTGCCGGAGCTGAAAGACCTGTTCCCCGACGCGCCCTACATCGCCCGTCCGGGCAACATCAATGCCTGGGACAACGAAGACTTCGTCAAGGCGGTCAAGGCCACCGGCAAGAAGCAACTGATCATCGCCGGCGTAGTGACCGAAGTGTGCGTGGCCTTCCCGGCGCTGTCGGCCCTGGCCGAAGGCTTCGACGTCTTCGTGGTGGCCGATGCTTCGGGCACCTTCAACGAAGTCACCCGCGACGCCGCCTGGCGCCGTATGGAAGCCGCCGGCGCGCAGATGATGACCTGGTTCGGCGTGGCCTGTGAGCTGCACCGCGACTGGCGCAACGACATCGAAGGCCTGGCCGCGCTGTTCTCCGCGCACATTCCGGACTACCGCAACCTGATCACCAGCTACAGCCTGCTGACCGCGAACAAGTAACGCGCGCCAGAGGGCAAGGCTCGTGCGGAGGCCGGAAGGGCAGCTCCCTCCGGCCCTCCGTGCGACCTGTCGCCGGGTCAGCCCTGCGGGGTGATCGCGTAGTGCGCCATCGCCGGATCAGGGCCTGCGTTCATCGACCTTCCCATCCGGCCTGTTCCGTGGATGCTCCAGCGCCAGTTCACAGAGCTGGCGGGCCTCGACCACCAGTGGAGCGAGCGCCGACGCGAGCCGCGCGGTGGCGTGGATCAGGCCGCGATCAGCGTCGTCTTCCATCAGCCGCAACAGGTCCTCGACCGCCGTCAGGCGCCGTAGTGCGGCTTCATGCAGCTGCTGGGGCGGCGCCAGGGCGTTGATGAAGAACACGCCGTCGCCGGGCTGTGTCGCCAGTGGAACGAGCTCCAGTTCAAGCATGGTGTGCCTCCGGATGGAGGGCAGGGACTGGCGGTGGGGAAGGGAGGTGCGCGGGGGT of the Pseudomonas sp. PSE14 genome contains:
- the ycaC gene encoding isochorismate family cysteine hydrolase YcaC; the protein is MSKPYVRLDKSQAAVLLVDHQAGLLSLVRDIEPDKFKNNVLALADLAKYFKLPTILTTSFETGPNGPLVPELKDLFPDAPYIARPGNINAWDNEDFVKAVKATGKKQLIIAGVVTEVCVAFPALSALAEGFDVFVVADASGTFNEVTRDAAWRRMEAAGAQMMTWFGVACELHRDWRNDIEGLAALFSAHIPDYRNLITSYSLLTANK